Within the Gemmatimonadales bacterium genome, the region CGCACGATCGCGGCCCGGATCCGCGACGTGATCACCGCGCGGCGCGCCGCCGGCGCCCGTCCGGTGCTGGGGCTGGCCACCGGCTCCACGCCGATCGGGGTGTACCGCGAGCTGATCCGGATGCACCGCGAGGAAGGGCTCAGCTTCCGGGGCGTCGTCACCTTCAACCTCGACGAATACTGGCCGATGGCCCCGGAGAGCATCCACTCCTACCGGCGCTTCATGCAGGAGAATCTCTTCGATCATATCGATATCGACCCCGCCGACACCCACATCCCCGACGGTGCGGTGCCGCGCGAGGCCGTCCGGGACATGTGCGAGCGCTACGAGGCCGCCATCGCGGCGGCGGGCGGGATCGACTTCCAGCTGCTGGGCATCGGGAAGACCGGGCATATCGGCTTCAACGAACCGGGGTCCGGGGTCGAGAGCCGCACCCGGCTGGTGCAGCTCGACGTGATCACGCGCCGGGACGCCGCCGCGGACTTCTTCGGCGAGGAGTATGTCCCGCGCGAGGCGATCACGATGGGGATCGCGACGATCCTCGCGGCGCGGGAAGTGGCGATCCTCGCCACCGGTGAGCACAAGTCGGCCATCGTGCGGCGGGCGGTGGAGGGTGCCGTGGACCTGGAGGTGGCCGCCACCTTCCTCCAGCGCCATCCCAACACGACGTTCTACCTCGACACCGCCGCGGCCGCCGACCTGACGCGCATCGCCACGCCCTGGCTGGTGGACGAGGTCGAGTGGACCCCGGCGCTGGCGGTCCGGGCCGTGACCTGGCTCTCCCTCCGCACCGGCAAGGCGATCCTCAAGCTCACCCAGGGCGACTACGCCGAGCACAAGCTGTCGTCGCTGGTGGCCCGGCACGGTTCCCCCGGCGCGGTGAACGGACTCGTGTTCAACGCCCTCGGCGCCAAGATCCGGGGCCGCTCGAAGCTGCCCGAGGGGCGACGCGTCCTCGTCTTCTCCCCGCACCCCGACGACGACGTGATCTCGATGGGCGGGATCCTGCACAAGCTGGCGCAGAACGGGAACGCGATTACCGTGGCGTACATGACGAGCGGCAACATCGCCGTCTTCGACCACGACGTCCGGCGGTACGTGGACTTCCTGGAGCGGCTGGCGCAGGAGCGCGGCGTGGGGCAGGAAGACGTGCCCGCCTTCACCAGCCAGGTCCGGGAATTTCTCGCCACCAAGCAGCCCGGCACCGTGGACAGTGCATCGATCCAGGTGGTGAAGCGGATCATCCGGGAGGGCGAGGCGGTGAGCGCGCTCGAGACGATCGGGCTCGGCAGCGCCAACGCCCGCTTCCTCAACCTGCCGTTCTACCAGACGGGCAAGGTGCGGAAGGACCCGATCGGCGAGGCGGACGTGCGGATTGTGCGTGCACTGCTCGAGGAGACGCGGCCCGAACTGGTGTTCGTGGCCGGCGACCTGAGCGACCCGCACGGCACGCACCGGATGTGCAAGGAAGCCATTGACGCGGCGCTGGCGCAGCTTCCCGGCGCTCAACCGGAAGTCTGGCTGTATCGGGGGGCGTGGCAGGAGTGGCCGGTGACCGAGGCCACCTGGCTGGTGCCGATGAGCCAGGAAGAACTGAAGCTGAAGATCCAGGCGATCTTCCGGCACCAGAGCCAGAAGGACTCAGCACCCTTCCCCGGGGCGCACGACGACCGCGAGTTCTGGCAGCGGGTGGAAGCGCGGAACAAGGAGACGGCCGAGATGCTGAACCGGCTCGGCCTCGCGGAATACTTTGCGATGGAAGCGTACGTCGTCGGCTAGCGCTCGACGGGCAGCCCCGCCTTTTCCCACGCCGTGATGCCGCCGGTCAGGTTGATGACATCGGCGATGCCGCGCGACTCGAGCAGGCTCGCGGCGATGAGGGATCGACTCCCGCCACCACACTGCAGCACCAGCGGCCGGGCCGTCGGCACCTCCTCGATTCGGTCGAGGAGGTAGCCGAGGGGAATGTTGTTCACGCCCGGCAGGTGTCCCGCCTCCCACTCCGCATGGCCCCGCACGTCGAGCACCCCCACCTCGTCCCGCGTCTGCCGCTGCGCAAGTTCCTGCGGGGTGATCAGCGCCGTGTTGCCGTACGCCCGCCCATCCTTGCCCCACGCCGCAATCGCATCCGACCCGAACCATCCCGCCGCCCCATCCAGGCCGATCATGGCCAGGTCGCGGAGCGCCTCGTGGAGTCGCTCGGGGGCGTCGCCGCTCACCAGCAGGTAGAATGGTTCCGTGTAGGAGAGCAGCCATCCCGCCCAGGTGGTGAACGACCGGTCGAGCGGGATATGGATGGTGCCGGGAATGTGGCGGGCGGTGAACGCCTCGCTGGGACGGGCGTCGACTACCGTGGCACCGGCGGCCAGCAGTTCGGGCAGGCGCGCCCCCTCGATCCGCGGCGGCGTGCGGAGCCCGTCGAGAATCGGCGGGCCGTCACGGTTGAGGCGCTTCATCTCGGCGAAGTACCGGGGCGGCTCGGGCTGGCCGGCGAGCACCTGCGCCACGAACTCCTCCTCGGTGGCGGCACCGAAGGCCCAGTTGAAGAGCTTCTCGTAGCCGACGGTGCTCTGCGGGACCGCGCTCATTCCCTTGCCGCAGGCGGAGCCCGCTCCATGGCCGGGCCACACCTGCAGGTGATCGGGGAGGTTCCGGAACTTGGCGAGGCTCTTCCAGAGCGCGCGCGCGGCGCCATCCGCCGAGCCCGCCACCTTGGCGGCCTTCTCCAGCAGGTCGGGGCGGCCGACGTCGCCCACGAAGACGAAATCGCCGGTGACGATGCCCATCGGGCCGGTGGCCCCGGCGGTATCCGTCACCATGAACGCGATGTGCTCGGGGGTGTGCCCCGGCGTGTGGAGGACGTCGAAGCGAATGTTGCCGACCATGAAGTGGTCCTGGTCGTGGAGCAGCACCGCCCCGCCCTGCTTCGCGAAGGCGTACTGCCAGCCGGGGCCGCCTTCGTCGGAGAGGTACATCACGGCGCCGGTGACGTGGGAGAGCTCACGGGTGCCGGAGAGGAAGTCGGCGTGAATATGCGTCTCCGTGACGTGCGTGATCCGGAGCTCTTCGGCCTCGGCCGCGCGCACGTACTGCGCGACGTCGCGGTTCGGGTCGATCACCATCGCCTCGCCGG harbors:
- the nagB gene encoding glucosamine-6-phosphate deaminase; the encoded protein is MPQPSTRPERIPTVVLESHEALARTIAARIRDVITARRAAGARPVLGLATGSTPIGVYRELIRMHREEGLSFRGVVTFNLDEYWPMAPESIHSYRRFMQENLFDHIDIDPADTHIPDGAVPREAVRDMCERYEAAIAAAGGIDFQLLGIGKTGHIGFNEPGSGVESRTRLVQLDVITRRDAAADFFGEEYVPREAITMGIATILAAREVAILATGEHKSAIVRRAVEGAVDLEVAATFLQRHPNTTFYLDTAAAADLTRIATPWLVDEVEWTPALAVRAVTWLSLRTGKAILKLTQGDYAEHKLSSLVARHGSPGAVNGLVFNALGAKIRGRSKLPEGRRVLVFSPHPDDDVISMGGILHKLAQNGNAITVAYMTSGNIAVFDHDVRRYVDFLERLAQERGVGQEDVPAFTSQVREFLATKQPGTVDSASIQVVKRIIREGEAVSALETIGLGSANARFLNLPFYQTGKVRKDPIGEADVRIVRALLEETRPELVFVAGDLSDPHGTHRMCKEAIDAALAQLPGAQPEVWLYRGAWQEWPVTEATWLVPMSQEELKLKIQAIFRHQSQKDSAPFPGAHDDREFWQRVEARNKETAEMLNRLGLAEYFAMEAYVVG
- a CDS encoding rhodanese-like domain-containing protein, with product MFFQRFYDDTLAQTSYLIGCAATGEAMVIDPNRDVAQYVRAAEAEELRITHVTETHIHADFLSGTRELSHVTGAVMYLSDEGGPGWQYAFAKQGGAVLLHDQDHFMVGNIRFDVLHTPGHTPEHIAFMVTDTAGATGPMGIVTGDFVFVGDVGRPDLLEKAAKVAGSADGAARALWKSLAKFRNLPDHLQVWPGHGAGSACGKGMSAVPQSTVGYEKLFNWAFGAATEEEFVAQVLAGQPEPPRYFAEMKRLNRDGPPILDGLRTPPRIEGARLPELLAAGATVVDARPSEAFTARHIPGTIHIPLDRSFTTWAGWLLSYTEPFYLLVSGDAPERLHEALRDLAMIGLDGAAGWFGSDAIAAWGKDGRAYGNTALITPQELAQRQTRDEVGVLDVRGHAEWEAGHLPGVNNIPLGYLLDRIEEVPTARPLVLQCGGGSRSLIAASLLESRGIADVINLTGGITAWEKAGLPVER